In Nostoc sp. GT001, a genomic segment contains:
- a CDS encoding AAA family ATPase — MNTAVEPMDKFLNYRISEQLYAGSRTLVYRAIREADGLPVVIKLLQQEYPTFNELLLFRNQYTIAKNLNLPGIVRPYSLEPYRNSYALVMEDFGGISLKDWLNQKIGSNQYTLTEFLDIAIALSNTLDELYRHRIIHKDIKPANILINPETKQVKLIDFSIASLLPRETQEIYSPNVLEGTLAYLSPEQTGRMNRGIDYRSDYYSLGVTFYELLAGHLPFESNDPMELVHCHIAKQPEQLGGNGEEEIPEVLCEIVMKLMAKNAEDRYQSALGLKFDLEKCLSQLQEIGRVKSFELGQRDICDRFIIPEKLYGRQAEVESLLDAFERVSQGSTEIILVAGFSGIGKTAVVNEVHKPIVRQRGYFIKGKFDQFQRNIPFSAFVQAFRDLIGQLLSETDAQFEQWKRKILSALGENGQVMIEVIPELESMIGKQPPAPELSGSAAQNRFNSLFLKFTQVFTALEHPLAIFIDDLQWADSASLKLMHLLMSEADIGYLLLIGAYRDNEVNPVHPLMLTLEEIQKLDATVNTITLLPLDRVSINHLVADTLSCSLALATPLTELVLRKTKGNPFFSTQFLKALHQDQLITFNFNGGYWECDIAQVRSLALSDDVVEFMAIQLQKLSTETQEVLKLAACVGNQFDLKTLAIVHEKSQLETATDFWKAVQDGLIIPTNEVYKFYHDESEFIINNSEFQQYNSPDSCSYRFLHDRVQQAAYSLIPESQRKATHFKIGQLLLNNTSPEALETSIFDIVNQLNEGIDIIDGQSQRDELAQLNLIAGKKAKASTAYRAGLKYFTLGRELLIDESWLFNYNITFELYRESAECEYLTGSFYQAEKLFDIALAQSQDRFEKVDIYRIQMYLKMTQGENLAASIEAGVKGLRIMGMNLPVTSEEQQAAIETELQELKAKLQTVRISDLFDLPEMTDRDQKVCMGILADLWAAAYMGGDQYLSCLVPLLMIGLSLKYGNAESSGFAYCLYGMSLANQGNYQTAYEFGTLALKLDRHFNSTQFIFKTNNIFAHTINPYNQHLKTNLPLSQQSFQICQETGNLVFGVWAVSFLIWAMLIKGDRLSDVYAETEKYLSYVQQVNDVNMLYAFTLQRQFLLNLQDISKTTDLLEDRNNEEIPYIEVWRQKNNFEHGINWYCFLKIQLSYLYGRYVDALEAAEEAEKTLGCNSGFFPIIQYHFYYPLSLIALYPNVTLEKKKRYWDIIQEHQQIQKTWANSCPENFLHRYLLLSAEIARISGKYMDAIESYDRAIAKAKENEYVNEEALANELAAKFYLEWGKERIAQEYLINAYYCYTRWDAKAKVNDLEQHYPQLLAPILQQKRSLLTSNETFANIDSISTFHPSINKSVTSSSNTSIMLDLATVLKASQTLSSEIELDKLLTKLLQVVIENSGADKCALLLLKEGRLLVEATAQVGQRSTVLQSIFMEDSADVPHSLICAVKRSLEPTVIFDAILHPALIADPYIIRQQPKSLLCTPIFYQGKLLGILYLENNLMSGAFTSDRVEILNLLCTQAAISLENARLYQQAQNTLENLGQTQQFLRLIMDNIPQSVFWKDRNSVYLGCNHNFAQASGVGIPENVVAKTDYDLSWTREESDWYVECDRRIMESGQAELNIIETLQQADGKQIWSNTNKIPLKDREGNVFGILGTSEDITKYQQSQKLLQQQKQQLEQALQELQTMQLQLVQGEKMSALGNLVAGVAHEINNPVGFIAGNLEPAKDYVKDLLGLINLYQEKFPNPGLDIQDEIDAIDLNYLREDLPKLLDSMKLGVSRIRSISTSLRTFSRADKDYKVPFDIHEGIDSSILILRHRLKANENRPAIEVVKNYGKLPLVECFAGQLNQVFMNLLANAIDALEQHNAERSLEAILANPNCITIQTRVADSGQNILIKIADNGVGMSPEVKQKVFDHLFTTKPVGKGTGLGLAIARQIVVEAHGGSLSCTSELGKGTEFVIQISTQQQ, encoded by the coding sequence ATGAATACAGCAGTTGAGCCGATGGACAAGTTTTTGAACTATCGAATTAGCGAACAACTTTATGCAGGCTCTAGAACCTTAGTTTACCGTGCTATTCGAGAGGCGGATGGACTTCCGGTTGTGATCAAACTGCTCCAGCAAGAGTATCCTACCTTCAATGAACTGCTGCTGTTCCGTAATCAGTACACTATTGCTAAAAATCTTAATTTACCCGGTATTGTTCGTCCCTACAGCCTGGAACCTTACCGCAACAGCTATGCTTTGGTGATGGAGGATTTTGGCGGCATTTCCCTCAAAGATTGGCTCAACCAAAAAATAGGGAGCAACCAATATACTCTGACAGAGTTCTTGGATATTGCGATCGCTCTGAGTAATACTCTTGACGAACTTTATCGCCATCGAATTATCCACAAAGATATCAAGCCAGCCAACATCCTCATCAACCCGGAAACTAAGCAAGTCAAGTTGATTGACTTTAGCATTGCCTCTCTTTTACCCAGAGAAACCCAGGAAATTTACAGTCCTAATGTCTTAGAAGGTACTCTCGCCTACCTTTCTCCCGAACAAACCGGACGGATGAATCGCGGAATTGACTATCGCAGTGATTACTATTCCCTCGGCGTTACCTTCTATGAATTGCTGGCTGGACACCTACCTTTTGAGTCTAACGATCCGATGGAGTTAGTTCACTGTCATATTGCCAAGCAACCAGAACAATTAGGGGGCAACGGGGAAGAGGAGATTCCCGAAGTTCTTTGTGAGATTGTGATGAAGTTGATGGCGAAAAATGCTGAAGACCGCTATCAGAGTGCATTAGGGCTAAAATTTGATTTAGAAAAATGTTTGTCTCAATTACAAGAAATTGGCAGGGTTAAATCTTTTGAATTAGGTCAGCGGGATATTTGCGATCGCTTTATCATCCCAGAAAAACTCTACGGTCGCCAAGCTGAAGTTGAAAGCTTATTGGATGCCTTTGAAAGAGTTAGCCAGGGAAGCACTGAAATTATCTTGGTAGCAGGTTTCTCTGGTATTGGCAAAACTGCTGTGGTGAACGAAGTCCACAAGCCAATTGTGCGACAACGGGGTTATTTCATTAAAGGTAAATTTGACCAGTTCCAGCGCAACATCCCTTTCTCTGCCTTTGTGCAAGCTTTTCGAGACTTAATCGGGCAACTGCTGAGTGAAACTGACGCCCAATTCGAGCAATGGAAGCGCAAAATTCTTTCTGCTTTGGGTGAGAACGGACAAGTGATGATTGAGGTGATTCCAGAACTGGAAAGTATGATTGGTAAACAGCCACCTGCGCCGGAACTCTCTGGAAGTGCGGCACAAAATCGCTTCAATTCGCTGTTTTTGAAATTCACTCAAGTCTTCACTGCATTAGAACATCCATTGGCGATCTTTATTGACGATCTGCAATGGGCAGATTCTGCTTCTTTAAAGTTAATGCACTTGTTAATGAGCGAAGCTGACATCGGCTATCTACTCTTAATTGGTGCTTATCGAGATAATGAAGTCAACCCAGTACATCCGCTGATGCTGACTTTGGAAGAGATTCAGAAATTAGATGCCACAGTCAATACGATTACCTTATTACCCCTCGATCGGGTTTCTATCAATCATTTAGTTGCAGATACATTGAGTTGCTCTTTAGCTTTAGCCACACCTTTAACAGAATTAGTATTGAGAAAAACTAAAGGGAATCCTTTCTTTAGTACCCAGTTTCTCAAGGCGCTACATCAAGATCAACTAATTACATTTAATTTTAATGGTGGTTATTGGGAATGTGATATTGCTCAGGTGCGATCGCTCGCTCTTAGTGATGATGTAGTAGAGTTTATGGCAATTCAACTGCAAAAGTTGTCAACAGAAACTCAAGAAGTTTTGAAGTTAGCAGCTTGTGTAGGAAACCAATTTGATTTAAAGACATTAGCGATCGTCCATGAAAAATCCCAGTTGGAAACAGCCACAGATTTTTGGAAAGCTGTGCAAGATGGGTTGATTATTCCTACCAATGAGGTTTATAAGTTCTACCATGATGAGTCTGAATTTATAATTAATAATTCAGAATTTCAGCAATACAATTCTCCTGACTCTTGCTCTTACAGATTTCTTCATGACCGTGTTCAGCAAGCAGCCTATTCCCTTATCCCTGAATCTCAACGAAAAGCTACTCATTTCAAAATTGGGCAATTACTGTTAAACAATACATCACCTGAAGCGCTTGAAACCAGTATTTTTGACATTGTTAATCAGCTAAATGAGGGAATTGACATAATTGATGGACAATCTCAAAGAGATGAACTTGCTCAACTAAATCTAATTGCTGGTAAAAAAGCAAAAGCTTCTACTGCTTATAGAGCAGGCCTGAAATATTTCACTTTAGGCAGAGAATTACTAATAGACGAAAGTTGGTTATTTAATTACAATATTACGTTTGAATTATATCGAGAATCCGCAGAATGCGAATATCTTACTGGTAGCTTTTACCAAGCTGAAAAATTATTTGATATAGCGTTAGCTCAAAGCCAAGATAGGTTTGAAAAAGTAGATATTTATAGGATTCAGATGTATCTGAAAATGACTCAGGGTGAAAATCTAGCAGCTAGTATTGAAGCTGGAGTCAAAGGTTTGAGAATCATGGGGATGAATCTGCCAGTTACTTCTGAAGAACAGCAAGCTGCTATCGAAACTGAACTTCAAGAATTAAAAGCTAAACTGCAAACGGTTCGTATATCAGATTTATTCGATCTGCCTGAGATGACAGATCGAGATCAGAAGGTTTGTATGGGTATTTTAGCTGACCTTTGGGCAGCAGCTTATATGGGAGGAGATCAATACCTCAGTTGCTTGGTTCCTCTATTAATGATCGGTTTATCGTTGAAGTATGGCAATGCAGAAAGCTCTGGTTTTGCTTACTGTTTATATGGGATGAGTCTGGCAAATCAAGGAAATTATCAAACAGCTTATGAGTTTGGTACATTAGCACTAAAACTCGATCGTCATTTCAATAGCACCCAATTTATTTTTAAGACCAATAATATCTTTGCACATACCATAAATCCCTACAATCAGCATTTAAAAACGAATTTGCCGCTTTCTCAACAATCATTCCAAATCTGTCAAGAAACTGGAAATTTGGTGTTTGGGGTTTGGGCTGTTTCGTTTTTGATTTGGGCGATGTTAATTAAGGGCGATCGCCTCTCAGATGTTTACGCGGAAACTGAAAAATATCTGAGTTATGTCCAACAGGTTAATGATGTCAATATGCTGTATGCATTTACTTTACAGCGGCAGTTTTTATTGAATTTGCAAGATATATCTAAAACCACCGATTTATTAGAAGATCGCAATAACGAAGAGATTCCTTATATCGAAGTATGGAGACAGAAGAACAACTTTGAACATGGAATTAATTGGTACTGCTTTCTCAAAATCCAATTATCGTACCTTTATGGGCGCTATGTAGATGCTTTGGAAGCAGCAGAAGAAGCTGAGAAAACTCTTGGTTGTAACTCTGGTTTCTTCCCAATTATTCAGTATCATTTCTATTATCCACTCAGTTTGATAGCTCTCTATCCCAATGTGACATTAGAGAAGAAAAAGCGGTATTGGGACATTATTCAAGAGCATCAACAAATTCAGAAAACCTGGGCGAATAGTTGCCCAGAAAACTTTCTACATCGATATCTCTTGTTATCTGCGGAAATAGCAAGAATTTCTGGCAAGTATATGGATGCAATTGAATCATACGATCGCGCCATTGCTAAAGCTAAAGAAAATGAATACGTTAATGAAGAAGCTCTCGCCAACGAACTTGCAGCCAAGTTTTATTTAGAATGGGGCAAAGAACGCATTGCTCAAGAATATTTGATTAATGCTTACTATTGCTACACCCGTTGGGATGCTAAAGCCAAAGTCAATGACCTAGAACAGCATTATCCACAACTGCTAGCCCCCATTTTACAGCAGAAGCGTTCACTACTCACATCCAATGAGACGTTCGCAAATATTGACAGCATTAGTACCTTCCACCCAAGCATTAATAAATCAGTAACTTCTAGCAGCAACACATCAATAATGCTAGATTTGGCAACAGTTTTAAAAGCCTCTCAGACTCTCTCTAGTGAAATTGAACTGGATAAATTACTTACGAAGCTGTTGCAAGTGGTGATTGAAAATTCTGGAGCAGATAAGTGTGCGTTACTACTACTTAAAGAAGGTAGATTGCTAGTTGAGGCGACTGCTCAAGTTGGGCAGAGATCAACGGTGTTACAGTCCATTTTTATGGAAGATAGTGCAGATGTTCCTCATAGTCTAATTTGCGCCGTCAAACGCAGTCTGGAACCTACCGTTATCTTTGATGCAATATTGCATCCGGCGCTAATAGCCGATCCCTATATTATTCGTCAGCAACCCAAAAGCTTACTGTGTACACCAATTTTCTATCAAGGGAAACTCTTAGGAATTTTATATTTAGAAAACAATCTGATGAGTGGAGCTTTTACTAGCGATCGCGTCGAAATTCTCAATCTATTATGCACTCAAGCTGCAATCTCCCTAGAAAATGCCCGACTTTATCAGCAAGCACAAAATACTCTAGAAAACTTGGGACAGACGCAACAATTCTTGCGGTTAATTATGGATAACATCCCCCAATCTGTTTTCTGGAAAGACCGCAATAGTGTTTATTTAGGCTGTAATCATAACTTTGCTCAAGCTTCGGGTGTAGGAATACCAGAAAATGTTGTTGCTAAAACAGACTACGATTTATCTTGGACTCGCGAGGAATCAGATTGGTATGTAGAGTGCGATCGCCGCATTATGGAATCTGGACAAGCTGAACTAAATATTATTGAAACATTACAGCAAGCAGACGGAAAACAAATCTGGTCTAATACAAATAAAATTCCCCTAAAAGATAGAGAAGGAAACGTTTTTGGCATCCTGGGAACGTCTGAAGATATCACTAAATACCAGCAATCACAAAAATTGCTACAACAGCAAAAGCAACAATTAGAGCAAGCATTACAAGAACTCCAAACGATGCAATTACAATTAGTGCAAGGTGAAAAAATGTCTGCCCTTGGTAACTTGGTAGCAGGTGTTGCCCATGAAATTAACAATCCTGTCGGCTTCATTGCTGGCAACTTAGAACCAGCCAAAGATTATGTCAAAGATTTGTTGGGTCTAATTAATCTTTATCAAGAAAAGTTTCCCAATCCTGGTTTAGATATTCAAGATGAAATTGATGCCATCGACCTGAATTATTTACGTGAAGATTTACCTAAATTGCTAGACTCGATGAAATTGGGTGTTAGCCGTATCCGCAGTATTAGTACCAGTTTGCGAACCTTTTCTAGAGCAGATAAGGATTATAAAGTTCCCTTTGATATTCACGAAGGCATTGACAGCAGTATTCTGATTCTCAGACACCGTTTAAAAGCTAATGAAAACCGTCCGGCAATTGAGGTGGTGAAGAATTATGGCAAACTACCCCTCGTGGAATGCTTTGCTGGACAACTTAATCAGGTGTTTATGAACTTGTTAGCAAATGCCATTGATGCACTTGAACAACACAATGCAGAACGGAGTTTGGAAGCGATTCTTGCTAACCCCAATTGCATCACCATTCAAACTCGTGTAGCAGACTCAGGTCAGAATATTTTGATTAAGATTGCTGATAATGGCGTGGGGATGTCACCAGAGGTTAAACAAAAAGTATTTGACCATTTGTTCACCACCAAACCTGTCGGAAAAGGCACTGGATTAGGATTAGCGATCGCTCGTCAAATTGTGGTAGAAGCACATGGTGGTTCGCTCTCTTGTACTTCCGAACTTGGAAAGGGGACAGAGTTTGTCATTCAAATCTCTACTCAACAACAATAA
- a CDS encoding ATP-binding protein: MRKIWLKINPRWSAKINKNYYSLKKRSRNLLLLSIVVILSISISATAITSYKIVKGLLLDSLKEQALLKTRQGEDDIDNWLAIRKTEIKTLANSVVVRSLDWSAMEPYLQSELKRLQLFLLIAFAVPDGSLINTQGGAPNVKDREFFQRSMAGDTVAADPILGRTSNQLQIQISSPIPAERGTKPAGVLMGGIPINRIVEVISNLHQGKGSYAFALNSQGIPIAHPNTELIGTPEKAAKSFLNSRNPRLVEISQKMVAKRTNIELLQLDGKWSYVAYTPLREANWSVALIVPKENIESPLQALNLLATVLGGLLVVGLISAWRQVQLYEQIRDRAFVSSQQAQQLSKTLKELQNTQAQLIHTEKMSSLGQLVAGVAHEINNPANFIHANLNHASVYSQDILDLLKLYQQTYPNPTPEISDRIQDLDIEFLAEDLPKLMASMQVGTKRIRQIVLSLRNFSRLDEADMKFVDINEGLENTLMILNHRLTATPNQPEIQIVKKYGDLPLVECYAGQLNQVFMNVLVNAIDAIEESLVKNEGQIRIQTELTDEKQVIIQISDNGIGMSEEVKQRVFDYMFTTKPVGKGIGLGMAIAYQIVVDKHRGTIEVYSTPGYGTEFTIVIPLTSSK, translated from the coding sequence ATGCGAAAAATCTGGTTGAAAATTAATCCCCGATGGAGTGCTAAAATCAACAAAAACTACTATTCTTTGAAAAAGCGATCGCGAAACTTACTATTGTTATCAATTGTGGTGATTTTATCCATTAGCATTAGCGCCACAGCTATCACTAGTTACAAGATTGTTAAGGGATTGCTACTCGATAGTCTCAAGGAGCAAGCACTGTTAAAAACACGGCAAGGTGAAGATGATATCGATAACTGGCTAGCCATTCGGAAGACAGAAATTAAGACTTTGGCAAATTCTGTTGTGGTGCGATCGCTAGATTGGTCTGCGATGGAACCTTACTTGCAATCTGAGTTGAAGCGGCTGCAACTGTTTTTGCTCATCGCGTTTGCCGTACCGGATGGTTCATTGATTAATACTCAAGGAGGTGCTCCAAATGTTAAAGACCGAGAATTTTTTCAGCGGAGTATGGCGGGTGACACAGTAGCTGCCGATCCAATTCTTGGACGTACAAGCAATCAATTACAAATTCAGATTAGTTCACCGATTCCTGCCGAAAGAGGTACAAAGCCAGCAGGTGTTTTAATGGGAGGAATTCCAATTAATCGGATCGTTGAGGTCATCAGCAATTTACATCAAGGTAAAGGCAGCTATGCCTTTGCGCTTAATTCTCAAGGAATTCCCATCGCTCATCCCAACACGGAACTAATTGGTACACCCGAAAAAGCTGCCAAGAGTTTTCTGAACTCGCGTAATCCCAGATTAGTTGAAATTAGCCAAAAAATGGTAGCTAAACGCACAAATATTGAATTGCTTCAACTGGATGGTAAGTGGAGTTATGTTGCTTACACTCCCCTGAGAGAGGCAAATTGGTCAGTAGCGTTAATTGTGCCAAAAGAAAATATTGAATCGCCATTGCAGGCGTTGAACCTGTTGGCTACAGTTTTAGGAGGATTGTTGGTAGTTGGGTTGATTAGTGCATGGCGACAAGTACAACTATATGAACAGATTCGCGATCGCGCCTTTGTTTCTAGCCAGCAGGCGCAACAACTCAGCAAAACCCTGAAAGAATTGCAAAATACCCAAGCTCAACTAATCCACACCGAAAAAATGTCTAGCCTGGGACAATTGGTTGCTGGAGTGGCACATGAAATCAATAATCCTGCCAATTTTATCCATGCCAACCTCAACCATGCTAGCGTTTACAGCCAAGACATCCTCGATTTGCTCAAGCTTTATCAACAAACTTACCCAAATCCTACACCCGAAATTAGCGATCGCATCCAAGACCTTGATATTGAGTTTCTGGCAGAAGATTTACCTAAGTTAATGGCATCGATGCAAGTGGGAACTAAGCGCATTCGTCAAATTGTGCTGTCGCTGCGTAATTTCTCGCGCCTTGATGAGGCAGATATGAAATTTGTAGACATTAATGAAGGATTAGAAAACACTCTGATGATTCTGAATCATCGCCTGACAGCCACGCCTAATCAACCAGAAATTCAGATCGTTAAGAAGTACGGTGATTTACCCCTAGTAGAATGCTATGCGGGGCAACTCAATCAGGTGTTTATGAATGTTCTAGTGAATGCAATTGATGCTATAGAAGAATCATTAGTAAAGAATGAAGGACAAATTCGCATTCAGACTGAACTCACTGATGAAAAACAAGTGATTATTCAGATTTCCGATAATGGTATTGGGATGTCAGAAGAGGTAAAGCAACGAGTATTTGACTATATGTTCACTACTAAACCTGTGGGTAAAGGAATCGGATTAGGAATGGCGATCGCTTATCAAATTGTTGTAGATAAACATCGAGGAACTATTGAAGTTTATTCTACTCCAGGATATGGAACAGAGTTTACCATCGTTATTCCTTTAACAAGTAGCAAGTAA
- a CDS encoding DUF4231 domain-containing protein: MAKKDSYHEFLKEDFNKLFAGINLGDVQKHFLRSRWLDQVLWMERKANLSRDRHYFLRITTIIGGVILPALVSLNINTNFKPNNRDIIMWSTFGLSQIVAISAAIEEFFHYGERWRHYRRTVESLKTQGWQFSQLTALIVFIQATNRHLIYLQVM, from the coding sequence ATGGCTAAAAAAGATAGTTATCACGAATTTTTAAAAGAAGATTTTAACAAGTTATTTGCAGGTATTAATTTAGGTGATGTGCAAAAACATTTTTTGCGATCGCGCTGGTTAGACCAAGTACTCTGGATGGAAAGGAAGGCAAATTTATCGCGCGATCGCCATTATTTTTTACGGATAACAACTATTATTGGTGGTGTAATTCTCCCAGCATTGGTAAGTTTAAATATCAACACTAATTTCAAACCTAACAACAGGGATATCATTATGTGGTCAACTTTTGGTTTGAGCCAAATAGTTGCTATTAGTGCTGCCATTGAAGAGTTTTTTCACTATGGAGAACGCTGGCGACACTATCGCCGAACAGTTGAGTCTTTGAAAACCCAAGGGTGGCAATTCTCACAGTTGACAGCCCTTATCGTATTTATCCAAGCCACGAACAGGCATTTAATCTATTTGCAAGTCATGTAG
- a CDS encoding HAD family hydrolase, which produces MATIKCKNTTFDNIQAILFDKNGTLEDSETYLRSLAQKAARLIDAQIPGTGEPLLMAFGINGNFLDPAGLISVASRRETEVAAAAYIAETGRGWFECLKIARQALDEAEKYIGQTPSPLFVGSLDLLKYLREGGLKLGILSAATTEEVRNFVANHQLSDYIQLEMGVDEGPSKPDPVLFLQACQALGVEPNATLMVGDAVGDMQMARNAKAAGCIGITWVGKSDHVRGADVVINQLDEIQILED; this is translated from the coding sequence ATGGCAACCATTAAATGTAAAAATACCACTTTTGATAATATCCAGGCAATTTTGTTTGACAAAAACGGTACTCTAGAAGATTCAGAAACGTATTTGCGATCGCTAGCACAAAAAGCAGCAAGATTAATAGATGCTCAAATTCCTGGAACTGGGGAACCCCTATTAATGGCATTTGGCATCAATGGCAATTTTCTAGATCCCGCAGGTTTAATATCAGTAGCAAGCCGCCGCGAAACAGAAGTTGCGGCTGCGGCATATATTGCCGAAACAGGAAGAGGATGGTTTGAGTGCTTAAAAATAGCCCGTCAAGCTTTAGATGAAGCGGAAAAATACATTGGACAAACTCCTTCACCACTGTTTGTAGGTAGCTTAGACTTGTTGAAATATCTACGGGAAGGGGGTTTGAAACTTGGCATTCTCTCAGCTGCGACAACTGAAGAAGTACGTAATTTTGTAGCCAATCACCAGTTAAGTGATTATATCCAGTTAGAAATGGGCGTAGATGAAGGGCCGAGTAAACCAGATCCAGTGTTATTTTTGCAAGCTTGCCAGGCTTTGGGAGTTGAACCGAACGCTACCTTGATGGTGGGTGATGCAGTTGGTGATATGCAAATGGCGCGTAATGCTAAAGCCGCAGGTTGTATTGGTATCACTTGGGTAGGTAAGTCAGATCATGTCCGAGGTGCAGATGTGGTGATTAATCAACTTGATGAAATCCAGATTTTAGAGGATTAA
- a CDS encoding 30S ribosomal protein S1 gives MVNQNLTATEIGFTHEDFAALLDKYDYHFSPGDVVPGTVFSIEPRGALIDIGAKTAAYIPIQEMSINRVDSPEEVLQSNETREFFILTDENEDGQLTLSIRRIEYMRAWERVRQLQAEDATVRSGVFATNRGGALVRIEGLRGFIPGSHISTRKPKEELVGEDLPLKFLEVDEERNRLVLSHRRALVERKMNRLEVGEVVIGTVRGIKPYGAFIDIGGVSGLLHISEISHEHIDTPHSVFNVNDEVKVMIIDLDAERGRISLSTKQLEPEPGDMIKNRDLVYDKAEEMAAKYREQLLAKQQGATAAAAPAEVLADEDIPPATELDEDIPPATELDEDIPVVAAIETEIPAATETEEEIPAATETEEEIPAVPAAIEE, from the coding sequence ATGGTCAATCAGAATTTAACCGCTACAGAAATTGGATTCACTCACGAAGATTTCGCTGCTCTACTTGACAAATACGATTATCATTTTAGCCCTGGTGATGTTGTCCCAGGAACAGTTTTCAGTATAGAGCCGCGCGGCGCTCTGATTGACATTGGTGCTAAAACCGCAGCATATATACCTATACAAGAAATGTCTATTAACCGGGTGGATAGCCCGGAAGAAGTATTACAGTCAAACGAAACACGCGAATTTTTCATTCTTACCGATGAAAACGAAGATGGTCAATTAACCCTTTCCATTCGCCGTATTGAATATATGCGGGCTTGGGAACGCGTGCGGCAGTTGCAAGCAGAAGATGCTACTGTCCGTTCTGGCGTGTTTGCAACCAATCGTGGTGGAGCATTGGTACGAATTGAGGGATTACGTGGCTTTATCCCCGGTTCTCATATCAGTACCCGCAAACCAAAAGAAGAATTGGTAGGTGAAGATTTACCATTGAAATTCTTAGAGGTTGATGAAGAACGTAACCGCTTAGTTCTATCTCATCGTCGAGCGCTGGTTGAGCGGAAGATGAACCGCCTAGAAGTCGGCGAAGTAGTAATAGGTACTGTTCGTGGCATCAAACCCTACGGTGCTTTCATCGACATCGGCGGCGTGAGTGGTCTACTACACATTTCTGAGATTTCCCACGAACATATTGATACACCTCATAGCGTGTTCAATGTCAATGATGAAGTGAAAGTTATGATCATTGACTTGGATGCAGAAAGGGGTCGCATTTCCCTATCTACCAAGCAGCTAGAACCCGAACCCGGCGACATGATTAAAAACCGGGATTTGGTCTACGATAAGGCAGAAGAAATGGCTGCTAAGTATCGCGAACAGCTATTAGCCAAGCAGCAAGGTGCTACTGCTGCGGCTGCACCTGCGGAAGTTCTTGCAGACGAAGATATTCCACCAGCAACAGAACTTGACGAAGATATTCCACCAGCAACAGAGCTTGACGAAGATATTCCAGTAGTTGCGGCAATTGAAACAGAGATTCCAGCAGCGACGGAAACTGAAGAAGAAATTCCAGCAGCGACGGAGACTGAAGAAGAAATTCCAGCAGTTCCAGCAGCTATTGAAGAGTAA
- a CDS encoding photosystem II reaction center protein T has translation MESVAYILIFTLCIGTLFFAIAFREPPRFEKPKDK, from the coding sequence ATGGAAAGCGTTGCGTACATCTTGATTTTTACTCTGTGTATAGGTACTCTCTTCTTTGCGATCGCATTTCGCGAACCCCCTCGCTTTGAGAAACCAAAAGATAAGTAG